A region of the Arachis hypogaea cultivar Tifrunner chromosome 15, arahy.Tifrunner.gnm2.J5K5, whole genome shotgun sequence genome:
AAGCCTCTGTTAATGAGCTCTATAGTCTTTGGTCCAGAAAGAAAAACAATGACGGTTACGTGTTAGTGGAGATGAAAGAATGGTTTTCACGACTGACCTTCAACACGGCTCTTAGAATGATTGCCGGAAAGAGATACTTTGGTGGTGCTACCGCAGATGCTGTGCCGGCGGCTGGCGGCGAGGAAAAGGCGAAAAAGTGTTTAAAATTAATCGATGATTTTATGCATCTTTTGGGATTATTTACTGTGGGAGATGCTATTCCTTCGTTGAGGTGGATGGATTTTGGAGGCCATGAGAAAGCCATGAAAAAAACTGCTAAGGAATTAGACAGTGTTTTGAGTGAATGGTTGGAGGAGCATAAAATAAATTTCGGGAAAAAAGCTTCCAGTGAACGAGATTTCATGGATGTTATGATCTCTATTCTCGGAGAATCAAAGATTCATGGGTTTGATGCTGATACCATAATTAAAGCCACATCAATGGTATGAGTTTATTATAGAGTAGTTGTGTACAATTTTACTAGGAGTTAatattacatatttaaaatttatgttaACTTATTATTCCTTATTGTTATTGCTTCTCTATGTTTAAAATTTAGGAAAATTTTCTGAAATGAATTTGTTACCAGTGGTATATTAACAGGGAATTTttctaaaatgaataaaaaattatttatttttcaaaaaaaataaaaattatttttttcaagttgTAGACAAATCGAAAGAGACAAATCCAAAttgttacaaaatttaaaaaacaagtaGCATTTCTCAAATCGAAAAAGGATAGGCCAAGCAACTAAAATAGTTAAAGCCTTCtttcctaaaactaaaaaaaatacaagaaaataaatatacaactaaaaaatatactagaaaaaattttaattcttctaTGCTATATGCCTATATTAATTGCAtttcatttaaaacaaaaatatacagaaaatattaattttatttatttcttttcaatccattttatataaataaaataatatataaaaaaatatagaaaaaatatacataaaaatatactagaaaatAAATgtacaagaaaaaataataaaaaaatgtgtacaaaagaatacaagaatataaatatacaagaaaaataaaagattatacgagaaaattttagtaaataaaaaaagaacaataTATTAGAGATAAGAAGGAATCCTAAATATATTGGAGATGAGAAGAAATTCTATCTCCAACAATATATTTTGTTAGAGATAAGAAGGTAGTAATACATAAGGACAAACAACTTTAAACAAACTATTAGGATTTAAACATGTGGAGGAGATACTACACAAGTGGATCCAAGCCTACTCATAAAAGAGAGATCCAGATATAGATATTTTGCAACTATTTTCTAACAGACCTATAATAATTTCAAAACAGAGGTCATTAATAGAACTCTTTACAaaatatcttgatatattctagtgcttttttctttttcaacactaGAAATTTCTATAGATCTGATCAGTTTCATTTTTGATAGGCAGGATCCTCATACAAGAGGTAAGTTTAGAGCATACGTAAAACTAAGGAGCAAAGATAGgcatattaaaaaattaagttttcaGAGAAGGAGAGAATTTTAACAAGTATTCATGGTGAATATCTCATAACGGATTTTTTGAATTCGAAACTGAGTTGGTTCATTACAAGAATAAAGGCCTCTATATATAAAGACTTACAAATAAAGCTGAAATCTTCACGACTAATAAAAAACGAGACATGTGGCAAATAAGAAGGAATCTTATCTCCTGCTATAGCAATACATAAAGACAAACAACTTTAAATATACTACTAGGATCTAGACACGTGGAGGATGAGGATAGGGATCCTATCAACTCCATTATTACCCTTTTACTGCATACATAATTATTTAGCTAAAGGCCAGAACTTAGTGATGTGCTCATGCTCTGTGATGTCATCTATGTGTTTTAAATGTGGAGCAAACGCGGTTGTATCTTCTTGTTGAAAATAGTAGTCATCAACTCTTTCATAGGCAGTAAACGACTCTTCCGTTGGTTCTTCAGTGTCATCATCAATCCCTGCATCCACATGTGTTGGATTAGATATAAGAGTGGATAAACCCTTGCATCTGCTTCTTCATAGTTGTAAGTATTCTGAGAGAATGGTGGATTGTCCCACAGGTTTGAGTCTTGAGCGAGTGATAGGGTTGGAAAAGAGATAGACCCAGTAAGAAAATCAGTTTGAAATTGCCGTAACTCTTCTTGTATTGTTCTGCTTGTTCCCGAGGAGTTAGAATTGTCTTCTTCTTGGCAGAGAGAAAGTCCTTCAATAATTACCGATAGCGTATGTATTGATATTAGGTTTATTACAAAAAGTAAGATGCTTGGCAAGCTTGTTGAGATAACTTTTTTCATCTGTAGGCCACATCTTTGAATACCCTACTATGTTGATGTTGCATCGTGTATAGAGAGTATCTTGCTTGTAATGAAACTGTCTCCTTAGGACAAAAGAGTAATAAAATTTCTGCTTCTTTTTGTGAGGAATATTCTATATTCCATGAGCCTCCAGCGCATTGTAAAGTTTTTCTCGCCGTGTTAGAATAGGTGCAAATATAGTCAAAAGTTGTTCAAGGAATGACCCCGAAAATTGCCTATCACAAAGCAGGTGATACATGGCAAGAGCGGGAACAACTATGGCATAGTCATATTGGACAAAAAGTGTCCACATGAATCATAACATTTCTTCTGGAATTGATCCCTTGTTGATGGGGATGATGCAGTAAGGAGAGTCGATATTAAAATATCGAGAGTTGGCTATTATCTGTGTAACAAGGAGGAGCATGTGTAACCAATAAAACAGACATTGTTGGGCCAAATTTTTACAATAGCAGACAAATCTGCCATATGATCCTCCTCAGTTTAATCATCAAAGAAATCTGATAGATGGATGTATTAGATATATCCTCAATAAATGTATCATTCATTGCTGTGTATGCACTTAGCATTCCTATGGTCCTATCAGGATTTGGTGatccttctttaattttcttttctttagcaGGGGTCttagaggtagaagaagaagaaaataatccATTGTTACAACCCTCAACAATCAAACCCAACTCAGATAAAAGCAGGCAACCTCTATTTTACTTTTGACAACCTTCTTCCACACAAATATAGAGAAAGGTTAAGTGATTTTGGTGCATGGATTGATACTAGAATGGCAGCCTCAAACACAAGCATCCAGCAAGTTTTCTCTAAATTTATTATCAGGATGACAGGCAATCTTAGAGAATGGATCAACACCCTTAGTGAGTATGAACGCCTGCAACTCATCAATGGAAGTGTTGCCCAGTTCCTAGGAACATTATACAGAGTTTCTAGGAGGTATTGCTATCATCCAAAAAAAATTCTCAGGAATACTTTGAGATGAGATGCTGCTCTTTCAacagaaaagatatgaaaattcaTTACAAAAAGATGGCAGCTAAGTACTATCTTTTTGGAGGACAGAGCAATCCACTCCTTAAACAAGTATTCCTTGCCTCACTTCCAGAAGAACTTCAACCGGAGATTTAGAGAATGATGGTTACACTCCGAAAGAAAATTCCTACAACTCTTGGAGAAATTTATCAGCTGGCTTTAGCAGCTCTTGACAAGCTTTGTGAACAGTAACAGATGATCaaacaattaacaaaaaattCTCAAAAACTGAAAGGAGCCTGTAACAAATCCTATctgaaaatcaagtaaaatgATGCTGACTCTTGTGATTGTCAAACAAAAAGAAGGCACCACTTCAGACGGACTCAACGTCCTATTTTTGGCAAAAATCACTTTGGAGGAAGAAGAAACTTTGGAAGGAGTAAAATAGACATTGTTGAGTCAGGATTTTTACTTTAATGAGGTTTGTTGGCTTGGCTGAGAAAGGAAAAGGCTCCAATATACACCACTAAATCGATTAATGTCACCCGATGTAACAGATTGAAACCGGTACAACCGATCTTTCATTcaccttaaaaaaatatatttcaaaaaataatactttttaaattttttttgagaaataataaatttgtttatttcATTTCAAAATGTTTTCCTTAATATATATTATGTTGCTTATAGTATAATTTATATACAACTTTAAACTTAAGGTCAAAAGTtagctttatttttctatttatgttatttcttatttttattttttaaattagaaaataaagtaaagaaaatgaTTTAGAAATTTAATAACCAATATGTGTTGGTATTACTTCACTCATTCACTTTAATAAATATCGAAGTTTAAATCTCACTTTATGTATACAATAATTCATTGATTAAtgataaattcttaaataaaatttatatttacaaTATATTAGTTCTTAACCtataaaacaagaaataaaaaataaataaaatgtgagAATAACTACAAAGACCAAAGTTGTGTAATTCAATTTAAAACGAGTAAACTAATTTGGCTATTGCCGATTTTACACCATTTGACTAACCAAGTGTTTTGTTTTTCAGAATGATCTTGTTGAGAAAATTAGTTATAGTAGCATTGTTTGTATAATTAATGTGGTAAACGTGTTTTTTGCAGTCAATGATTGCTGGAGGAACTGATACAACTAGTGTTACTCTTACATGGGCACTATGTTTATTATTAAGAAATCCTCGTACAttgaaaaaagtaaaagaagaacTTGATAGCCAAATCGGAAGCGAGAGATGCATAACAGAATCAGATCTAAACAAATTAGTGTATCTTCAAGCTATAGTGAAGGAGACACTAAGATTGTATCCAGCAGGTCCTCTTGGAGCACCTCGGGAATTCATAGAGAATTGCACTTTAGGTGGATTTCATGTCAAAAAAGGATCTCGATTAGTTGCGAATATTTGGAAAATTCAAAGTGATCCAAGTATTTGGTCAGATCCCTTGGAATTCAAACCAGAGAGGTTTCTCACAACTCACAAAGACATTGATGTTAAGGGTCAGCATTTCGAGCTTTTGCCATTTGGAAGTGGTAGAAGGATTTGTCCTGGAATCTCATTTGCCCTTCAAATGGTTCACTTTGCTTTGGCTAGGTTCTTGCACTCGTTTGAAATTTTACAACCTTCTCCTGATGAACCAATTGATATGACTGGCATCCTCGGATTATCCTATGCCAAAACTACTCCAATTGAGATTTTGATCAAGCCATGTTTGGCTCTTGCTTGTTATGAAACCATGTAAGATTTAGTAGTATTGTCATcttgttaaattatatatatgtccGTGTTCGTGTAGTACAAGTATATGAGGCTATGAAGTGTAATGCAGAagatttgatttggaattaatgcCAGACAAAGATCTGATATCTGGTATTAAATCTATGGCTTAAATTTGGAAATTACACTTTGTGAAGTTGGATATTGATCTATTGAAATATCTTAGTGTGGTTATGGATTAAATCTTTATGCAATAGGGTCGAATTAATAGATTGATTTTGTTGTGGTTAGTAGCTAATATGTATGTAGCAGGTGCCTTTTctaagtttaattttggtttggCTTTATACTAAATCAATATGATTGTACTCCCATTATTATACTCCAGTCTCATGA
Encoded here:
- the LOC112750721 gene encoding cytochrome P450 82A4; the protein is MDSILNYLKTTEITGILCLIILLYILLRPFKNGGNLKGPPMAAGAWPIVGHLPLLRGSQPLHKTLGAMADKYGPLFTIKLGATETIVVSNWEMAKECFTTNDMTVSSRPKTIAMENLTYNFAAFGLGPYGPYWRELRKITTLELLSNRRIELLGDVRVSEVQASVNELYSLWSRKKNNDGYVLVEMKEWFSRLTFNTALRMIAGKRYFGGATADAVPAAGGEEKAKKCLKLIDDFMHLLGLFTVGDAIPSLRWMDFGGHEKAMKKTAKELDSVLSEWLEEHKINFGKKASSERDFMDVMISILGESKIHGFDADTIIKATSMSMIAGGTDTTSVTLTWALCLLLRNPRTLKKVKEELDSQIGSERCITESDLNKLVYLQAIVKETLRLYPAGPLGAPREFIENCTLGGFHVKKGSRLVANIWKIQSDPSIWSDPLEFKPERFLTTHKDIDVKGQHFELLPFGSGRRICPGISFALQMVHFALARFLHSFEILQPSPDEPIDMTGILGLSYAKTTPIEILIKPCLALACYETM